GTCGTCCCCACCAAAGTCGTCGAGGGTATAGCCTGTTATGATGTAGCCGCCGTCGACTGTCTGCTGGACCGAATGCCCCTCCTCTTGTCCGGCTCCTCCGAAGGCTCTCTCCCATTCGCTGTACCCGAATGAGTCCGTCTTGATGAGATAGAGGTCTTTGCCGCCGAAGTCATCGAGGGTATAGCCTGTTATGATGTAGCCTTCGTCGGCCGTCTGCTGGACCGAATGTCCCCAATCGGCCCCCTCACCGCCGAAGGTTCTCTCCCATACTAGGTCTCCGGCCAGGTCGGTCTTGATCAGCCAGAGGTCATCCCCACCGAAGTTGTCGAGGGTCCTGCCCGTTATGACATATCCGCCATCGTCCGTCTGCCAGACCGAATCCCCCTGTTCATGCCCCTTCCCCCCGAAGGTTCTCTCCCATACTAGGTCTCCGTCCGGGTCGGTCTTGATCAGCCAGAGGTCGTCCCCACCGAAGTTGTCAAGGGTGTAGCCTGCTATGATGTAGCCACCGTCGGCTGTCTGCTGGACCGAATTTCCTTCATCCTGGCCCGATCCACCGAAGGTTCTGTCCCATACCCGGTTTCCAGCCGAGTCGGTCTTAATCAGCCAAACATCTTTACCGCCTAAGTCGTCTTGGGTATAACCGGTTATGATGTAGCCACCGTCGGCCGTCTGCTGGACCGAATTTCCCCAATCGGCCCCCTCCCATCCGAAGGATGTGTCCCATGCTCTATATCCGGCCGAGTTGGTCTTTATCAGCCAGAGGTCGTCTCCTCCGAAGGCGTCGAGAGTTCTGCCCGCTATGATGTATCCTCCGTCGGCCGTCTGCTCAACTGAATATCCCCCATCCTGGCCTGCTCCTCCGAAGGTCCGGCTCCATCCTTCGAGGCCTTTCTTATCCGATTCGGCCAGTACCCCCCGTTCCGGTCGGTGGTCTTCGGCGGTTGACGACTCTTTCTCACCGACGGTCACCTTTTTGGAGTTAGAGCTTTTAGCCCCGTCGTCGTCAGTTACGGTCAAAACAACGGAGTATACTCCCCCTTTGATATATTTGTAGTCGACACAGGCGAACCCCTGTTTGCGCCCCCCCTCTCCGAAATCCCATAGATAGTCGACTATCCTGCCGTCCAGGTCTTCGCTCTCGTCTGCATCAAAGGTCACGATGCCGTCCGCCCGGGGGCTGGTGGGGGCGTAGGAGAAGGCTGCTACCGGGGGCTTATTTACTCTTAGATCCCTGGTGGTGCTGTTTACCGCGTCGTTGTCATCAATTATTTCCAGTTTTATAATAAAGTTGCCCCCTTTCAGATAATTGTGGATGGCTTGTGGCCCTCTCGCGGTCTTCCCATCGCCAAAGTTCCACCGGTATTCGGTGATCTTGCCGTCGGCGTCAAGGCTTTGGGATGCGTCGACGGCGATCCCTTCACCAACGTTCGGCTCACTATTATTGACGGAGAACTTCGCTATAGGGGGCAGATTTATCTTTATGGGAATTGACTTGACCCCCAGGGCCCGGTTGCTGTCTTTGACGGTCAGGCTCACGTTGAAGGTGCCACTCCTTGGGTAAAAATTGGTTGCCAAACCATCGGATAGCTCCATGGTCGTATGGCCGTCTCCGAAGTTCCACGTAAATGAGGCAACTTCCCCGTCCTCCTCGTCGTAGCTCTCCGAGGCGTCGAAAGTTATGAGATATCCCGATTTTTTATCCTCGATCGAATAGCTGAACTCGGCCACCGGTGGCTCGTTCACCTCGATCGAGGATATGGTCCGGTTCTCCTTCCCCTCCACGTCGGTTACTTTTAGCATGACGGGGTAAGGGCCGCCTTTCCGGTAGGTATGATTGACAACAGGGCCCTTTTCTCTTACACCATCCCCGAAGTCCCATTCGTAGTCTGCGATCCCTCCATAGAGGTCGTAGCTTTGGGATGCGTCGAAGATTATAGGTTCTCTGGCGTTGGGTTCTTCGACCTCCCATGAGATAACCGGATTGGGTGGTATGTTGGGTGGGTTCAGTGAGACGATGGGAAGATGGGGGTTTACCCGGACGAAACCTTTATGATTATCAACTGGATAAAAGGGCCCCCCGGGGTGGTCAGCCCACCAGTCCAGGTTGAGCCAGACAAAGCCCGACTCGTCCACATGTGCATATATTTTCTCTACATTATATTTCTTTTTCAACCACGTGGATGTTTTATTAACTTTATTATCATTGCTATTATGTTTGCCAATACAGACCTCGGTATATGCATGCCCTTGCCATTCATCATAAACCAGATTGATCTTGGTAGTTCCGCCAATATTTTCTATCAACGCCGCCATGAGGATGGCGAAATCGTCACAATCTCCCGCCCCTGCCCGCCCGATCTCCTCTCCCAGTCGGATGGTTTGGTTTGCATAACGGTAGAACTCTCCGCACCGTGGATCTCCGGTATAATTCCAGTTATTTTTAAGGTATTCGAAGATTTCGCAGACCTGTTCCACCGAATGATCCCCAGGAAATCGTTGCGCCAACGAAGCGGCCTTATCGACGACTTTTTGGTTGCCCACTTCCACCCTTTTCTCGATCTCCTTCTTTATGGAGGCTAGATCTCTCTCTCCGGGACAGATGGTTTTTTCGCCCGTATCGCCTGATCTGCTGGTGACGGTGAAGGTAGCTATCTCTGACCCGTTCAGTTCCGATAGGGAATACTGATCCAGCTTCATCGAGCCGGATTCCCCGAGGGCGTAGGCTGCCTCTTCACAGGATGTGACATAGCAACATACAATCGATACCGACAGCAACAGACTCAGAATCTTGCGCATAATATCTCTATAATATCAAACTTTTTAACATATATACTTTTCTTTGAGGGCTCGTGTCTGTCCATTTTTAGGGACTTCATTCTGACCATCGATCTTTTGTTTTGAGCCGCTTTAAGTCTCCCACCTGATCGGGATAATGGGCTTTGATGATGAAATCGCCGGATGATTCCGATGCCGTGTTAATATAAATCTCGGAGGCTTCTGATAGACGGAATGGCGGGTCATCTCTGATTACGGAGGTTTTAGGACGCCTCAATTTATCTGCGCCGCCCGCCCACCGGACCTCCGCCCGTCCTTTGGAGCCACTGTTAAAAATCGTTGGCTGCCTCTTCTTCACCTGCAGACGAATATATG
The sequence above is drawn from the Methanothrix harundinacea 6Ac genome and encodes:
- a CDS encoding PKD domain-containing protein, whose protein sequence is MRKILSLLLSVSIVCCYVTSCEEAAYALGESGSMKLDQYSLSELNGSEIATFTVTSRSGDTGEKTICPGERDLASIKKEIEKRVEVGNQKVVDKAASLAQRFPGDHSVEQVCEIFEYLKNNWNYTGDPRCGEFYRYANQTIRLGEEIGRAGAGDCDDFAILMAALIENIGGTTKINLVYDEWQGHAYTEVCIGKHNSNDNKVNKTSTWLKKKYNVEKIYAHVDESGFVWLNLDWWADHPGGPFYPVDNHKGFVRVNPHLPIVSLNPPNIPPNPVISWEVEEPNAREPIIFDASQSYDLYGGIADYEWDFGDGVREKGPVVNHTYRKGGPYPVMLKVTDVEGKENRTISSIEVNEPPVAEFSYSIEDKKSGYLITFDASESYDEEDGEVASFTWNFGDGHTTMELSDGLATNFYPRSGTFNVSLTVKDSNRALGVKSIPIKINLPPIAKFSVNNSEPNVGEGIAVDASQSLDADGKITEYRWNFGDGKTARGPQAIHNYLKGGNFIIKLEIIDDNDAVNSTTRDLRVNKPPVAAFSYAPTSPRADGIVTFDADESEDLDGRIVDYLWDFGEGGRKQGFACVDYKYIKGGVYSVVLTVTDDDGAKSSNSKKVTVGEKESSTAEDHRPERGVLAESDKKGLEGWSRTFGGAGQDGGYSVEQTADGGYIIAGRTLDAFGGDDLWLIKTNSAGYRAWDTSFGWEGADWGNSVQQTADGGYIITGYTQDDLGGKDVWLIKTDSAGNRVWDRTFGGSGQDEGNSVQQTADGGYIIAGYTLDNFGGDDLWLIKTDPDGDLVWERTFGGKGHEQGDSVWQTDDGGYVITGRTLDNFGGDDLWLIKTDLAGDLVWERTFGGEGADWGHSVQQTADEGYIITGYTLDDFGGKDLYLIKTDSFGYSEWERAFGGAGQEEGHSVQQTVDGGYIITGYTLDDFGGDDLWLIKTDSSGYRVWDRTFGGAGQEVGFSVQQTTDEGYIITGYTLDNFGGDDLWLIKTDKNGNLVG